In the genome of Cytophagia bacterium CHB2, the window CGCAAGTTCCCTGGTTCTCGCTTGCATTGACGTTGCTGGCCGTGTTCGCCAGCGGCATATTTGCCAGCCTGGTGGCGGTCCATTTCTCGGCGCGCATTCCGTTGCTGCCTGCGCTGAAAGCGGAGTGAAGAATCTTTTAACCGTTTTTGCGTAGTTTTTCGTTTCAATTTTTGAGGGGAGATTGCGATGCGCGAGAAAGTCCAGGATCGATTTGGCAATACCATCTATTTGACGGATGAACGGTACCATCATTTTTCCCACCATGCCGGAAATTCTTGCGATCGCCGCCTGACGGACTCTGAGTTTGTTAGACGGTGCTGTATTCGACGCTTTTTCATTTGGATTCTCCTACCATTTGAAATAAAAAGGCAACGGCAGAGCCGTTGCCGATCTTTCCAAACCCTCAAAAATTTCAAAACAAAATTTACTTCACCCGCTCCAAATATTTGCCCGTGCGGGTGTCGATTTTGATGTTGTCGCCTTCTTTGATAAAAAGCGGCACCTGCACTTTGGCGCCGGTTTCAATCACCGCGTTTTTCATGACGCCGGTGGCGGTATCGCCTTTCACCGCAGGCTCGGCTTCGGTAACTTTGAATTCGATGAAGAACGGCAGTTCCGCGGAAATGGCTTTGCCTTCATAAAACATAACGTGGCAGATATTGCCTTCCTTCAAGAAACGTTTTTGGTCGCCCAGCAAATCTCCTGAGATGAAGGTCTGCTCGTACGTTTCATTATCCATAAAATAAAGATTGTTGTCGGCCTCGTAGAGATATTGCATGTCTTTTTCTTCAAGCTGGACTTCTTCGATCTTATCAGACATGCGGAAAGTGTGGTCGACGACCCGGCCGGATTTGGCGTGCTTTAATTTTGTGCGCACCATTGCGCGCCAGTTTCCCGGATTAAAATGCTGAAATTCGACGATTACCCAAACATCGTTGTTGTGCAAGATCGCCATGCCATTGCGAAAATCGGAAGCTGCTGCCATGAAACAAACTCCTCTGGTTCAAGTTATGAGATGAAACGGTGTTTTCAATTTTTAAGGGCACTGGAGTCGGATTGCGCTCCGGCATTCAAACTGTCGATCGTGCTGTCCAGCGTCATGATAACCTGCGGTATTTCCGCGGC includes:
- the efp gene encoding elongation factor P gives rise to the protein MAAASDFRNGMAILHNNDVWVIVEFQHFNPGNWRAMVRTKLKHAKSGRVVDHTFRMSDKIEEVQLEEKDMQYLYEADNNLYFMDNETYEQTFISGDLLGDQKRFLKEGNICHVMFYEGKAISAELPFFIEFKVTEAEPAVKGDTATGVMKNAVIETGAKVQVPLFIKEGDNIKIDTRTGKYLERVK